The Marinilongibacter aquaticus genome has a window encoding:
- a CDS encoding RidA family protein: MKTERRSILKRMFTSMAGVAGLGMGAKAIAAPAPKSEKEVGEVTTLQDVPLFSGHTKFNNMVFVAGKGAHFDGDITAHTNHVLDELEKELIKAGSSMEKVLKVSVFLHDLNDYKAMNEAYKGRFGSKPPCRTTVAVYGGVPGDSLVEIDCIAYI; the protein is encoded by the coding sequence GATCCTCAAAAGAATGTTTACCTCAATGGCCGGAGTGGCTGGCTTGGGAATGGGTGCAAAGGCTATCGCCGCACCTGCTCCAAAATCTGAAAAAGAAGTGGGCGAGGTGACTACCTTGCAAGATGTACCGCTTTTTTCGGGGCACACCAAGTTCAACAACATGGTTTTTGTAGCGGGCAAAGGGGCTCACTTCGATGGCGATATCACGGCACATACCAATCACGTATTGGATGAGCTGGAAAAAGAGTTGATCAAAGCTGGCTCGTCAATGGAAAAAGTGCTCAAAGTGAGTGTTTTCCTTCACGACCTGAACGACTACAAAGCAATGAACGAAGCCTATAAAGGCCGTTTTGGAAGTAAACCTCCATGCCGTACTACCGTCGCTGTATACGGTGGGGTACCGGGTGATTCTTTGGTAGAGATTGATTGCATAGCCTATATCTAA
- a CDS encoding amidohydrolase/deacetylase family metallohydrolase: MKNRILLLLSFFFIALPFVQAQQYSLLIKGGRVLDPKNNIDAVLDVAMKGDTIMKVAKNIEASEAVQVVNAKGLVVTPGLIDLHSHNFYGTEMNRAYSNGPSSIAPDGFTFRTGVTTVVDAGCAGWKSYATFKRQTIDISRTRVLVFLNIVGEGMRGGHYEQNIDDMDPEATAKVAKENADNVVGIKLAHFNGYNWMPLDRAVEAGKLAGIPVMVDFGGSKPVLPIEELFMDHLRPGDIFTHCFAELDSREPIVDPATKKVKPFVYEARKKGIVFDVGYGGISFAFSQGIPAVKSGFYPNTISTDIHIGSMNNAMKDMLNVMSKFMAMGMDFKEVIKASTWAPAQAIHKEELGNLSVGSRADVTVLRIREADKNEDFGFWDYTGKKINAKEKLEAEVTVRAGKVVYDLNGLTEPIVVRRR; encoded by the coding sequence ATGAAAAATAGAATACTCCTTTTACTTAGTTTTTTCTTTATCGCCTTGCCTTTTGTACAGGCTCAACAATACAGCCTGCTCATCAAGGGCGGTCGCGTGCTCGATCCTAAAAACAATATTGATGCCGTATTGGATGTAGCCATGAAAGGCGACACCATTATGAAAGTGGCCAAAAACATTGAGGCCTCAGAAGCCGTGCAAGTGGTGAATGCCAAAGGGCTTGTTGTAACCCCAGGCTTGATTGATTTACACTCGCACAATTTTTACGGTACAGAAATGAATCGGGCCTACAGCAATGGTCCCAGTTCAATTGCTCCAGATGGTTTTACCTTTCGCACAGGAGTAACCACTGTAGTCGATGCGGGATGTGCGGGTTGGAAATCCTATGCGACTTTCAAACGGCAAACCATCGATATTTCCAGAACCCGTGTTTTGGTTTTTTTGAATATAGTAGGAGAGGGCATGCGTGGCGGACATTATGAACAAAACATTGACGACATGGATCCCGAAGCGACCGCAAAAGTAGCCAAAGAAAATGCAGACAATGTGGTGGGCATAAAATTGGCTCATTTCAATGGCTACAACTGGATGCCCCTAGATCGGGCGGTGGAAGCAGGGAAATTGGCGGGAATTCCGGTGATGGTCGACTTTGGCGGAAGCAAACCCGTGCTGCCCATTGAAGAACTTTTTATGGATCATTTGCGTCCCGGCGATATTTTTACGCATTGTTTTGCCGAATTGGATAGCCGCGAACCGATAGTAGATCCGGCAACAAAAAAAGTGAAACCTTTTGTGTACGAAGCACGCAAAAAGGGCATTGTGTTTGACGTAGGTTATGGTGGAATCAGCTTTGCATTTTCGCAGGGTATTCCTGCGGTTAAAAGCGGTTTTTATCCCAATACAATCAGTACGGATATTCATATTGGCAGCATGAACAATGCCATGAAAGACATGCTCAATGTGATGTCTAAATTTATGGCCATGGGCATGGATTTCAAAGAAGTGATCAAGGCCAGTACTTGGGCTCCTGCTCAGGCTATTCACAAAGAAGAGCTCGGCAACCTAAGTGTGGGTTCAAGAGCAGACGTGACGGTGTTGAGAATTCGCGAAGCCGACAAAAACGAGGATTTCGGTTTTTGGGATTATACAGGAAAGAAAATCAATGCCAAAGAAAAATTGGAAGCTGAAGTCACCGTACGTGCCGGAAAAGTGGTGTACGACCTCAATGGCCTTACGGAGCCGATAGTAGTTCGCAGACGCTAA
- a CDS encoding RraA family protein yields MHIKSATCFLAILLFTLPGFIRAQTIPREELIFLTSEWKGERFADGRPKVSDNLIERAKNIAIEEAWVVLLNEGYHCQFEGDWEMIHNDVPIAGRALTAQFMPSRPDLEKNIKSRGQKQGRIGNTNSWPIDQLSKGDVYVADGMGKIAEGTLIGDNLGNSIFAKSGNGVVFDGSSRDLEGLSKIEGFNAFVRDWDPSYLKNVVLTGLNTPIRIGKAIVLPGDLVLAKREGVIFIPAHLVEKVVLTAEFIGIRDKFGIEMLKTGKYTPGQIDNQWSEELKKDFLKWLDENPEEIPMKRAELDEYMKHRTW; encoded by the coding sequence ATGCATATTAAGTCGGCCACCTGCTTTTTGGCCATCCTGTTATTTACCCTTCCGGGCTTTATCCGGGCACAAACTATACCGCGAGAAGAATTGATTTTTCTCACCTCTGAATGGAAAGGGGAACGTTTTGCAGATGGAAGACCCAAAGTATCCGATAACCTGATTGAGCGGGCAAAGAATATTGCCATCGAAGAGGCTTGGGTTGTTTTATTGAATGAAGGTTACCATTGCCAATTTGAGGGCGATTGGGAGATGATACACAACGATGTGCCCATAGCGGGTAGAGCATTGACTGCCCAATTCATGCCTTCTCGCCCCGATTTGGAAAAGAACATTAAAAGCCGTGGCCAAAAACAAGGGCGTATCGGAAACACGAACTCTTGGCCCATTGATCAGCTCTCCAAAGGCGATGTATACGTAGCCGACGGCATGGGCAAAATTGCGGAAGGCACGCTCATTGGCGATAATTTGGGCAATTCAATTTTCGCAAAATCAGGAAATGGTGTGGTGTTCGACGGTTCTTCACGCGATTTAGAAGGGCTTTCAAAAATTGAAGGCTTCAATGCCTTTGTAAGAGATTGGGATCCGTCTTACCTGAAAAATGTAGTGCTCACCGGTTTAAACACACCTATACGTATCGGGAAGGCCATCGTGCTACCCGGTGATCTGGTATTGGCCAAAAGAGAAGGGGTGATTTTCATTCCGGCTCATTTGGTAGAAAAAGTGGTACTGACCGCTGAGTTTATTGGCATTCGAGACAAATTTGGGATTGAAATGCTGAAAACGGGAAAATACACCCCGGGACAAATTGACAACCAATGGAGCGAAGAATTAAAAAAGGACTTTTTAAAATGGCTCGATGAAAATCCCGAGGAAATTCCCATGAAACGTGCCGAATTGGATGAATACATGAAGCACCGTACATGGTAA
- a CDS encoding MFS transporter translates to MNGKGFQNIFRALQYPNYRLFISGQAISRIGTWMERTGVNWVVYEMTHSPLMLGLTVFASQFPSFLFSLYGGIVADRYDRHKVVLMTQIASMIQAIVLAVIVLLGHAQVWHILVLTTILGVINAFDIPVRQTLVHQMVDDPADIPNAVALNSSIVNIARLLGPALSGIVLSTLGAGVCFSINALSYLAVIVSLLFLKLKPQEMQLKKKGNWREVLAGINYLKGHKQLAPLTVYMALLSLLVLPYNTLLPEFAKQVFHGGAETYGYITSCIGSGALIGTIFLASVKDDRRQIKILLINAVILGLSLIAFAFSQLLPVALLIAVVCGFTGLTQSTICLTIIQTRSDPAMRGRMISLYAMALFGMLPLGSLLLGAVSHQIGSAFAVAIQGLISIVIATVFYRVFRKQNTTKVPELVEESQG, encoded by the coding sequence ATGAACGGAAAGGGCTTTCAAAACATTTTCAGAGCCTTGCAGTATCCCAACTACAGGCTGTTTATCTCTGGGCAAGCCATTTCACGAATTGGCACCTGGATGGAACGCACGGGCGTAAACTGGGTGGTTTACGAGATGACGCACTCGCCCCTTATGCTCGGTCTGACTGTTTTTGCCTCGCAATTTCCTTCTTTTCTTTTTTCGCTTTATGGCGGCATCGTTGCCGACCGATACGATCGCCACAAGGTTGTGTTGATGACACAGATCGCTTCCATGATACAGGCCATTGTGTTGGCCGTAATCGTCCTTCTTGGTCATGCTCAGGTTTGGCATATTTTGGTTCTGACCACCATTTTGGGCGTCATCAATGCTTTTGATATTCCGGTAAGACAAACTTTGGTGCATCAAATGGTCGACGATCCTGCGGATATACCCAATGCCGTGGCCCTCAATTCGTCCATTGTAAACATTGCCCGATTGCTTGGTCCGGCCCTGTCCGGAATAGTGTTGAGCACTTTGGGAGCGGGAGTCTGCTTTTCGATCAATGCTTTGAGCTACTTGGCCGTGATCGTCTCTTTGTTATTCTTGAAACTGAAACCGCAAGAAATGCAATTGAAGAAAAAGGGCAATTGGAGAGAGGTTTTGGCAGGAATTAACTATTTGAAAGGCCATAAACAATTGGCTCCACTTACGGTTTACATGGCACTGTTGAGCCTTCTGGTCTTGCCGTACAACACACTTTTGCCCGAATTTGCGAAGCAAGTATTTCACGGCGGTGCCGAAACCTACGGTTACATTACAAGCTGTATCGGTTCTGGTGCTTTGATTGGTACAATTTTTTTGGCCTCTGTGAAAGATGATCGTCGGCAGATCAAGATTTTACTGATCAATGCCGTAATTCTGGGCTTGAGTCTCATTGCCTTTGCATTTTCTCAACTCTTGCCGGTTGCCCTTTTGATTGCCGTGGTTTGCGGATTCACGGGTTTAACCCAATCTACAATTTGTTTGACAATCATTCAAACACGCTCTGACCCCGCCATGCGAGGGCGAATGATCAGCCTGTACGCCATGGCTTTGTTTGGTATGCTCCCCTTAGGCAGCTTGCTGCTCGGTGCTGTTTCGCATCAAATTGGCAGTGCCTTTGCGGTAGCCATTCAAGGGCTTATTTCCATTGTTATCGCGACTGTTTTTTACCGCGTGTTCCGAAAACAAAACACAACAAAAGTACCCGAGCTCGTGGAAGAGAGCCAAGGTTAA
- a CDS encoding MarR family winged helix-turn-helix transcriptional regulator has product MKIDMLTESLRSVISGLHKSLRRHVADDTALSLTEMEAIGLIFKKGAIAPSELAAKTKVAGPSMSQILKKLENLDLILRKNTREDRRKVLVSLTEKGEMLIQRFREDKDTTLKNLIETRLNQHEIDLLEKALPALEKLNAI; this is encoded by the coding sequence ATGAAAATCGACATGCTTACCGAATCATTACGCTCCGTCATTTCGGGTTTGCACAAAAGCCTGAGAAGGCATGTGGCCGACGACACGGCCCTTTCGCTTACCGAGATGGAAGCCATCGGCCTCATTTTCAAAAAAGGGGCAATTGCTCCTTCTGAATTGGCGGCCAAAACCAAAGTGGCTGGACCAAGTATGTCGCAAATTCTCAAAAAACTGGAAAATCTGGATTTGATCCTGCGAAAAAATACGCGAGAAGATCGGCGGAAAGTACTGGTTTCGCTCACTGAAAAAGGAGAAATGTTGATTCAGCGTTTTCGAGAAGATAAAGACACGACACTAAAAAACCTGATCGAAACACGTTTGAATCAGCATGAAATTGACCTACTCGAAAAGGCTCTTCCAGCTCTTGAAAAATTAAACGCGATTTAA
- a CDS encoding ABC-F family ATP-binding cassette domain-containing protein yields MLSLRQISYIHPNKDILFEGVDLSLGARDKVALIGQNGSGKSTLLKIIAGELKASSGSVQVQSSPYFIPQIYGQYDEYTVAEALQIDKKVKALKEILEGKVSEENLECLNDDWTIESRFREALDHWALHNVGLEDRLSQLSGGQKVKVFLAGIQIHEPELILMDEPSNHLDGSARKILYEYIRHSSKTIVLVSHDRTLLNLLHTVCELGKEGLKTYGGNYAFYAEQREIERNALNQDIQSKEKTLRKAKVKERESAERQQKLDSRGKKKQEKAGVARIMMNTLQNKAENSSARMKTVHSEKVGHIAEELRDLRANQSSIDKMKLALGNSQLHQGKKIFEAKGLNLILNGRKLWQENLDLFIESGERIAIKGANGTGKTSLFRVLLGKIAPSFGHIYRAESKSVFIDQDYSLIDNTVSVYTQAQRFNDSALLEHEVKIRLDNFLFSKNDWAKPCAALSGGERMRLLLCGLSISQSPPDIVMFDEPTNNLDIQNIEILSAAINAYKGTLMVVSHDEAFLEEIGIEREIELT; encoded by the coding sequence ATGCTTAGTTTAAGACAAATCTCCTATATACATCCCAATAAAGATATCCTTTTTGAAGGTGTCGACCTATCGCTCGGTGCTCGCGATAAAGTAGCCCTAATTGGTCAGAACGGCTCGGGCAAATCCACTTTGCTCAAAATTATAGCGGGCGAGTTGAAAGCTTCCTCCGGCAGTGTGCAGGTGCAATCGTCGCCTTATTTTATCCCCCAAATTTACGGGCAATACGACGAGTATACGGTAGCCGAGGCTTTGCAAATCGACAAGAAAGTAAAGGCCTTGAAAGAAATCTTGGAGGGCAAGGTCAGCGAAGAAAACTTAGAATGCCTTAACGACGACTGGACGATCGAAAGCCGTTTCCGGGAAGCTTTGGACCATTGGGCCTTACACAATGTAGGCTTGGAAGACCGATTGAGTCAATTGAGTGGCGGGCAAAAAGTTAAGGTATTTTTGGCCGGAATCCAGATTCATGAGCCCGAATTGATTTTAATGGATGAGCCAAGCAATCATTTGGATGGCTCGGCTCGAAAAATTTTATACGAATACATTCGGCATTCTTCAAAAACCATCGTATTGGTAAGCCACGACCGTACTTTGCTCAATCTTTTGCATACGGTTTGCGAACTCGGCAAAGAGGGTTTAAAAACCTATGGAGGGAATTATGCATTTTATGCTGAACAGCGTGAAATAGAAAGAAATGCATTGAATCAGGATATCCAAAGCAAAGAAAAAACCTTGCGTAAGGCCAAGGTCAAAGAGAGAGAATCGGCAGAGAGGCAACAAAAACTCGATTCGAGAGGAAAGAAAAAGCAAGAAAAAGCAGGAGTAGCCCGAATAATGATGAATACCCTGCAAAACAAAGCCGAAAACAGCAGTGCACGCATGAAAACCGTGCATTCCGAAAAGGTAGGCCACATTGCGGAAGAGTTGCGTGATTTACGTGCCAACCAATCCTCAATAGATAAAATGAAGTTGGCTTTGGGCAATTCTCAACTCCATCAGGGCAAGAAGATTTTCGAAGCCAAAGGATTAAATCTCATTCTGAACGGGAGAAAACTCTGGCAAGAAAATTTAGACCTCTTCATCGAAAGCGGCGAACGTATAGCCATAAAAGGAGCCAACGGTACTGGTAAAACAAGCCTTTTCCGTGTGCTCTTGGGCAAAATCGCCCCTTCTTTTGGCCATATTTACCGAGCCGAAAGCAAGTCGGTATTTATTGATCAAGATTATTCTTTGATCGACAATACGGTCAGCGTGTATACACAAGCACAACGTTTCAATGATTCGGCTTTGCTGGAGCATGAGGTCAAAATCAGGTTGGACAACTTTCTGTTTTCCAAAAACGATTGGGCGAAACCTTGTGCGGCCTTAAGCGGCGGAGAACGCATGCGTTTGCTACTCTGTGGCCTCAGCATAAGCCAGTCCCCGCCAGACATCGTGATGTTCGACGAACCCACAAACAATTTGGATATACAAAATATCGAAATTTTGAGTGCCGCGATAAACGCGTACAAAGGCACTTTGATGGTGGTTTCGCACGATGAAGCCTTTCTGGAAGAAATCGGGATTGAGCGAGAAATTGAATTGACTTAA